The Astyanax mexicanus isolate ESR-SI-001 chromosome 21, AstMex3_surface, whole genome shotgun sequence genome contains the following window.
AAGAACTTCCTGCGACTGTTTGAGTATGAAATCCATGTGATGATACACCTGGAGAAAAAGCTGTTCACCTGCTTGGAATGCGGGAAGAGCTTTTCCCAGTTGACCCGCCTCAAAACCCACACCACAATTCATAACGGAGAAAAGCCGTTTGCCTGCTGTGATTGTGGCAAAGCATTCCCAACACCCAAACACCTCAAAAACCATGTGCtgattcataccggagagaagaCCTTCACCTGCACTCAGTGCGGCAAGAGCTTCACCAACTCCAGTGCCCTCAGGAGGCACAGGCTAATAAATGCTGGACACAAACCCCACCAGTGCTCCCAGTGCGACAGGAGCTTCATACAGGTCTCGGACCTGAAAGATCACCTGAggattcataccggagagaagcCGTTTGTGTGCTGTCAGTTTGGGAAGAGCTACACTTCCACCAAGGGACTGGCGTACCACATGCATATTCATACTGGACACAAGCCGCACCAGTGCTCCCAGTGCGGGAAGACCTTTATACGGCTCTCCAAACTAAAGATACACCAAATAACTCATACTGGAGAAGAGCCGGGATCTGCTGGGGTGGATCTGCGGGCTTCGTCGTCCTGCAGTGTGAAGGACAGTTGGTAATTGGGTGTATGTAAAGATACACAATGCAAATAaagttattattgttttattggttttattgtaTGATGTTTCCaattgtatattatttattttatgacgAGCATAAGAAtacatactgaatactgaactacTATTGAAAATCACATGCCTTGTTTTTCCATTGTACCTATGATCCAGTCATTAGGACTCATGTCCTAATGATATTTGGTGCATGctatattttgctatatttcagaggtttgtaTCATACACCTTATACACATTACTATTACTTTTGTGCATGTGTGGttcttatttttcttaaaaaaaaaaataataataattctatacTATGTTGATTTGTTACCATCTCTGATAGTTGCAGCTTCTGTACAATaattatagattttttatttaattatcatttattttaattatgtgTTCATACCTTCTCCTTTAGATAGATACTTTTTTTTAGGAATTTCTGGAAAACTTTGCTGAAGACTTAAAAGtcaatatattctttttttttttaaaggagcaaGCATTCAAAACAAATAAAGTTTGGCAACATTTGAGGTTATTTTCTGGGCACACTTAGATTTAAGATGTTTCAATTGTAtggttttttttctcagtatttgatttattttttttccgtTCGCTTTTATTTCTTTAATCACAAGACGAACTCTTATTTTGAAACCGGATGTGGCATGATGTGTACTCCGGCCGGAAGAGGGCGCAGTGTGCGCTGTGTTACTCCGCGGAGAAGAAGTGCGGTTCAGCCGGCAACACAacaaaaccagcacaacacccaGAGGTAAATATTGATATAGATCTATACATTTTAACTATATTACTCAacttttattatcatttataatgGAATGACATTAAAATGGGTCTATAAAcaacataaaagtgttaaattgGAGTTTAAATCAGTGTGTGTTTACATATCAGAATGAGTGTGTTAGTTTAACCTCTGTCCCTGTATTTGTTACCTTTACTGgacatttatttactaaataaccCTCACAGCTAATCTAGTATTAATaccaactggccactttattggaaacacctactgattgaccactttactggaaacacgtactgtaccttgtgtttccacgTACTGATTAGCCAATTTAATGGAAAcatctactgtaccttgtgtttTCAGTCACTGATTGGcctctttattggaaacacctactgtaccttatACTGTCGCTCAATGAGTGgctactttattggaaacatttgcTGTACCTTGTTTTTTTCACTCACTGATTGgctactttattggaaacacctactgtaccttgtacttccacttacTGTTGGTTGTTACAACTCCACACTGTTCCCAGGTTTACTCCACCCAATTCCTGATTGGTTACTCCGCTTATGACCTCATCATGGCGGAGTTGGGCTTCTTTACCAGAGCAAAAGAGGAGGACCGGCGGTGGGTGGGGGCGGAGCACACAATGGAGTTGGAGAGGGGTGGAGCTATGCTGACCGGAGACGAGGCCAGGGACTTCTACCAGAGTCTTATTGGAGAGGAGGGTGGAGATGGGCGGAGGAAAAAGAAGACGGAGAAACGacggaaaagagagagaggtatagaatTTAATCATAGTTTTGCCCCTCCCATTCAGGGTACAGAACTTTAGCTTCACCCAATCATTTAGCCTACAGCACAGGAGTTTAGCCCCACTCTATTAGCCTACAGCAAAAGAGTTTGGCTCCACCCATTAATcctagctccacccatttagcctacagcacaaaaaagcagttcagctccacccatttagcctagaGCACTTTAGCCCACCCAATTATTCAGCCCACAGCACAAGAGTGTAACCCCCTTTTCAGTTACATCAGAAGAGTTTAGCCCCACCAATTTATCCTATACCAGTTTGTCTCCACCCATCCAGCCTACAGCATCatagtttagccacacccattctcTCTACAGCACAAGAGTATAACCCCTCCTTTCAGCGACATCTGAAGAGTTTAGCCATTTATCCTGTAACAGTttggctccacccattcagcctacagcacgaGAGAAGAGTTTAACCCCACCTTTTCATcctagctccacccattcagcctacagcacaaGAGAACAGTttggctccacccattcagcctacagcacaaTAAATAAGCCCCACACATTCACCTACATCAAAAACATATACTATCAAAATAGTGTACTATAACTGTTTTCCTGTTGTCCAGTGCGAGGTGGAGGTCCCCGCGTTCGGTCGTCAGCAGAAGGCACGGTGCCCCCCGCTGGCCGGGCGGAGGCCGTGTCGGAGCGTGACGGGTACCAGCTGCTGCGCTGTGCTCAGGACGGTGATGTGCGGGTGCTGGCGGAGCTGCTGGACCGCGGCTGCGACATCAACTTCTGTGACGGGTTCTTCTGGACGCCACTGATGTGTGCCAGCCACGCCGGGCAGCGGGAGGCGGTCCGGCTGCTGCTGAGCAGAGGGGCGGCCTGGGTGGGCGTGGTCGACACACAGGTGAGTCACTGTAGATCACCTGGTCAGTGTACTTCAGCAGCGTGGTCTCAGCGCCTCCTAGTGTTCACAAATACACCTCTCTCTCTTACAGGGTAGAGATGCTCGATCCCTCGCCCTCCAGGCTGGACATCAGGTCGTCGTTACAGAACTGGACCAGTTCAGCACCGCCCACaactcacacacacctgctgaCCACACCCACAGGTGAGAGGATCATCTATATCCAGTATGAActgtaataacattaatatctggaatgaagctgtaataacattaatatccagtgtGAAGCTCtaaaaacattaatatccagaatgaatcaTTAATAATATAAAGATCCACTATGAAGTACCCCTGTAATAATGTTAATATCCAGAATCAatcattaataacattaatatccagtatgaagttctactTAATAACATTTATATTCAGAATGAATTTCTACTGTACTAACATTAATATCTAGTATCAAGCTCTAATAATATCAATATCCAGAATAAAGCTGTAATAACGTTAATATACAGAATTAAGCTCTAAAAACATTCATATTCAGAACGAACCATTAGTAACATGAAGTATGAATTACTACTGTAATAACATGTATATCTGGAATGAATTGTTAGGAACATGAAGATGTATGAAATTCTActgtaataacatatatataagtTCTACTGTATTACGtttatatccagtatgaagtcctactataatattaatatccagtatgaagtccTACTATATAAACATTTATCCAGTATGACATTCTACTATGATATAATTTATATCCTGTATAAGGCTCTAGTAACATTAATATCTATTATGCAGTTCTACTGTACTACAATAATATCCAgtatgtttttattctataataacattatatatactgtatgaagttctaatataataacatattaatatcCAGAGTGAatctttaataacattaatatccagtatgaagttctactGTATTAACTTTTATATccagtactgtatatactgtatatacagtattgctATTGTAATAACATTTATATCCAGTATGAACTCATGATAAGGTTGTTGGTATTGAACATATCCGGTATGTATTGTGTCCCCACAGTGCTCAGTGGTGTGCGGTGTGTGAGGTCAGTTACACGGACGGCACCTCGTCCCACACGGCATCCACTCTGCACCAGTTCAGCCTGAAGCGTCCCCCCATAGCCCCCCAGTACTGCCTTCCTGAATCCAGTGTGAGTTATCGGATGATGCTGCGTTCGGGGTGGGACCCCAACCGTGGCCTAGGCCCCGCCCACTCTGGTCGGAAACAACCTGTCGGCACAGTGCTGAAAAGAGACCACGGCGGACTTGGGTTCGGACCACCGCAGAGGTCCAAGGTCACGCACTTCGCGGCGAAAGACCCAAAGGCAGTGCGGAGGGCGGAGCCTAAATTACGAACTGTGGAGAGGAGAGAGGGCGGGGCCAGCCTCAGTTTAAAAGAGATGAAGAGGAAGGAGGAGAGAAACAGGAACTGGGAGAGAGACTTCCGGACCTCGTTTAATATCGATACTTGAAGTTGGACACTGTGGGGGTGTTtacttacttgtttatttgttttgtatatttacttattttgctACAAAACTTCAGAAGACATGCAGTTATATCTCGAATATGCAGATATACGAATGATTACAGGTGCGATCTGAGTAGACACTGGATCTTTACACCCaccacaagagggtgtaaaaaTGCTTACCACACTACTCGTATAGACAGACTCCCAGAGGGTACTActttttaggtagtgtacctcctgtgAGAGACCGTTGGCTGATAGACACACCTCTACAATGCATTTTCTAATCAGAAGACGGTTAAGTTTGAGTATGGAGTCTCGTGGTTTCTCGTGGTCTTGCTCTTCAATCCTGGTGTTGatctggactgaagagttcacagtgtaaactgctggtgtgattgatgatctgagttACAGAATAGATTTCCCCAATAAAATTGAATTATTTCACTCTATATATGTTGTTTTTGGTGTTTGTTTAATTGTGTTCGAGTTTGTAATATAGAATATGAGCTCTTGAACTTGTCCTTAGTTCTAATTGGGTGACAGTTGCATCATTGATTATCCTTTATCAGATAAAAACGAAATACTGATTAAGCAGTAGCAGTAAGTGTCACACTGTGAGGCTGAATGGTATAGGCTGCAGTGATGAGGGCTGTGTAATAAGTCAGTTTTATGGTGGTTTATTGGGTTTTATGATGGACCTTGTAATTGTTTATGCTTGTACAGCATATACTCTGTCACGCTCTGAATACACACTGCAACAAACACTGCTGTTTCTGTAAAAGGAACTGGCGGatattacatattaaacaaaTTTGTATATTATACACAGTATTTTAAAGCATTAAGTATAAGGTGCTC
Protein-coding sequences here:
- the gpank1 gene encoding G patch domain and ankyrin repeat-containing protein 1, with protein sequence MWHDVYSGRKRAQCALCYSAEKKCGSAGNTTKPAQHPEVYSTQFLIGYSAYDLIMAELGFFTRAKEEDRRWVGAEHTMELERGGAMLTGDEARDFYQSLIGEEGGDGRRKKKTEKRRKRERVRGGGPRVRSSAEGTVPPAGRAEAVSERDGYQLLRCAQDGDVRVLAELLDRGCDINFCDGFFWTPLMCASHAGQREAVRLLLSRGAAWVGVVDTQGRDARSLALQAGHQVVVTELDQFSTAHNSHTPADHTHSAQWCAVCEVSYTDGTSSHTASTLHQFSLKRPPIAPQYCLPESSVSYRMMLRSGWDPNRGLGPAHSGRKQPVGTVLKRDHGGLGFGPPQRSKVTHFAAKDPKAVRRAEPKLRTVERREGGASLSLKEMKRKEERNRNWERDFRTSFNIDT